The genomic region TTTCCTATCGTTTCAGTTTCTCGCACgctaaacaattttagtacaatatttaatttggaaCAATAGCTGGAGAAGTGGTTTTTCTATTACACGAGTTTGATATCTTTAACACGCaacattctgtatttttcgaaacaaaCGTACGCTTTCCATTTTGGTTCGCGTGGCATCTTGTTCTTAGATATCTAACAATATTGTATAGATAATCGCCACGTCGTCCGGTTACATCATCGCTACATGTTATTACATAAATGATTCGACTTTATCTAGAAGTATGTAATCGCGGAGAGTAGTATAGCATGGCTGCGTCCACGCTTGAAACGAAAATGATCGCGGCTGTGGAACCGAACAATTCGATTTCGTTCagtcaatttttttacaaaattaaattgacgaTCAACGAGCCTAATTATccgattattttaaacattctacTTCGACTgtggaaaaaaggaaaacgattGCGTGTTAATTAATCGTATTTTGTTCGCGAGACCTAATCgtgacagaaataatttaatcggcCGCAGTTTTCATTTCGACGATTACGATCTCTGAACGATTAGTTAATTAGAGCATTCGTCATTATCAGTGAAGAACACGCGACGCACGGAggattaaaaagtaatactAATTATTCTAGTAATGTTAACGCTAATGGCAAAAGTATACGTTTAAACGATTCCATCGTagattataaatgaaaatcgttcTTTTGAAATGGCAAGAAGTTATGAcgttctattaaccctttgtactcgaagccgttttaactgtaattctaaaataacttttctaacgCAtggcatttccattttatgtgacaaaatgtatttgatGCATATGAAATCGAATGTTGCGATTAATGAAACAACACTTAtacttttgataatttttgaaacctaatttttcgtaacataaaaatgattttggaacgtgctgtaacaattttagtggtgcctcagagcgcaaagggttaacagcgACAAATACTTGAGGAGATCGAAGACAGAATATGGAAACATGTCATCAATTAATAGAACCTCGACGATTTCGCTGACTATAGCACGAACTTCGTTGGGTTAAAGTGGCAGTTTATGTAAATGCAAAAATGACGGTGCATCGTGCGGAGGACATTGTGTACTACGAGTAGCAGATGTCATTTATAGTAGAATGCTCTTCGACGTTGTTGTGTATAACTATTCTCGCGTAGCCTAACGTTATCGCCTCCAAGAACAAAACGCGTATGTAATACTCATtaacagaaacaaaaaaagaacgcATGCGATCATTTCGAAGTTTATGTATAATTGATCATTACGAAATATGTGCGAAATATATCACAGGCATTGTTGAACAGAAGGATACCTACAtgtaaataaacataaaaagcatttttataaataatcctgagtgtttttttgtttgttcacCTTGATCCTATCATCGCTTTATCATCGGACTACGGATTTTTGATactaaacaaatattatctaCACTAATTGCACGAAGCAGATGgggcattaaaaatatttgtttcgttttttaggaattttttacGGTTTTTTAACTGATCAATTCGTATAATTAGCTTCTGGTAGGATGCCAAAAAAATCCACCGATAACAAGGAGGCATAACAATTTGTAAACATGTTGTCATAAATGTGttacaataaatcaaatttgttattactataACTCGTTTTAACACAGCAACAAGATAACTTCTTTCGGACACCTTTATCTCGAATTatcttgtctctctctctttctctctctctctctcttcgaatGTTGATTTCTCAGATGCATGCTATAAATATCATGCGGTAAACAGTAGGTGcattagatattttttaagaaatctgTCTTTATgtcatttaaattatgattcacgcgataattttctttgtgATCGATTGTAGGTAAATTACATATCTGCAATGAAGTTGTATGCACGTTGTATCTCTTGTtgattttgcataattattataaatcacaCTGCAGTTACGAAAATGTGTTGATTACGAATTTATCATATACGATTAAAACACACGAGAGTAGTTTTAAAAGCTAGTAAACAAGAGATACGTGATAATTGATACGAAGTAGGTACAATCTTATCGCTGCCGACCAAAATATTCCCCTCCGGTGTGTCTTATAATGCAGTATGCCAATTGATTCGTCGCATTCGAGTTCTCAGCGCACAGCCAACATGATGGTATGTAACATTTCgccgaaattaattgaataatacaaGAATCCCGAAATTTCAATgcatataatacattatttaatttactaagtTTTTGTCTCATAAAGTAGTTGTAACAATGCTTCGttcgtcaattttaaatattcttcgtTTAATATTGTCAAGTAtgaaattgacaaaattaCTGTCACGTATtgtcgttttttaattttgcatgctgcttttatattgcattaactaaaactgtatttattgAACAAGAAAGTAATTTGATGTAGACTTACgatttaagagaaatttaaaTGGTATTTTTGACACGATGCataatctttttattgtaGAAAACAGGATTTACGTTCAAAGGACTTATGGTCCCAGTATTCACACCCTTCAACAATGACAGGTAATAGCTtgaggaaatattaaaaaattattaaggattaatgtaaaatattgggTAACAAAAACTGTGAATATTGAACATATTatgataatagaaattaatttggaaattcgcagtattaaattatagaaatcattactataatattaatttgtattagtactacaatatacaaaatatcgatatttctacaattttctacagtttattttttttattacacaatctagcaaaaattctttttaacacttttttcGCTTGCTTCAGCCAAAAaacactgaacttggcagttaTCCCACAGTATGCTGAGTTTTTGGTTAAAAAGCATGTCACTGGAGTTCTGGGTAAGCCAAAATTAcactttctattatttcgGGATCATTATGCGAATTTCACTCCTAGCCAAATgctttcataatatttaaactaaacGATGCCGCcattttaatctaaatttGTGCCAAGTACAATTATGTTGGAATTAAACAACGAAcctattttgttattataacaaGATTTTAGCAAAAGAACTATCGTACAGATTTTCTTCCAAAATTAGGAAATATTACTTCGCCTTCGAAAAATTGTGtactattaaacaattaacgagtacaattaattaatagtaaatggAACCACTGGAGAAGGTACGTCCCAGTCAGTGGCCGAAAGAAAGGCAGTAGCTACAGCTTGGGCGAATGCTGTAAAAACAACCAAACAACATCTGATGATCCAAGTAGGAGGCACAACTCTCCCAGATGTGTTGGAGCTCGTACGTATTTTACAAACTATTCTATAGTAACAACAAATTGCATACAATCAttgtacgaaaattatttttacgaaattgtaCATCCAAACTATATTTTCATACgtctcttattattattaaagtacgaatttttctgcgaaataaaaatagtccaattgtaagaaatatgaactaacaaattctttctttaatcattttaatatattgagaGTAACAGATTATTGTTcgtaaattcttttaatctgcattatttgaaattgcaacTGCTCAATTCTGTCACGAATGCATAGCATTCGAATTCTAATTACCGTAATGGGAGAGTTATAACGTggaatcgatatttttatttgaaggCCAAGCATGCCGAAAGCCTCAAGGCTGACTCTATATTATGCCTGCCCGAGCTGTACTTCAAGCCAACAACAGTCACCCAATTGACGGAATATCTGGAAATGGTGAGCAAAGCTGCACCAAACACGCCGCTTCTCTACTATCACATCCCGATGTTCACGAACGTTCACAGTAAGTAGTATTCCAtagtaaattgttaaagatACGAGGAATCGTGCACTCTAAACGAGCATAACATAATATCGTCGTAATAAGGTTTACATATACATTATTGTCGAATATTTCCACGTGCTGATTGAAATCGCCGTTTCAGTTCATATGGGACAATTATTGGAATCCCTTGGTGACAGGATCCCGACTTTCGTGGGAATCAAATTCACAAGCTCAAACTTGGACGAATGTATTCAAGCGTGCAATGCTGCCAACAAGAAATACACAGTCCTCCTCGGCAATGATCAGGTacctgtttattattataccattaaGAAAACCATCAAGTTGCAGTGTCTATTGCAtcctttataatttcaatgcaaattatttcttaaaacgATTTTCTTGACTCTACTTTATTTCGATATCTTTCATCTTGTTATCAGACTTTAAAAGTTCATCCAATTCGCGCATCGttgtacataattataaatttatttttcgaatgaaaaatcgtcgcAATTAAAGCTAAGAGAtgtaatcgaataaatataacgaCTCGTGTTATTTGGCATTTTTCCAGTTGGTGAACGCAGGCTGTGCGCATGGAATAGACTCGTACATTGCAACAACCATAAACATGCTGCCTGAACTTTCCCAGGAAATTCTTGCTCAATGGAAGGCCGGAAATATTACGAAAGCAAGGGAACTGCAAGATACGTTGACGAAGGCTGCGATTACTATATCGAAACACGGTAATGCATGGAAAAGGGTGCTTGGATAATTGAACGAGTGCAGtcagaaaattctaaattataattgtgttaatttgaatttgtaGGTAACTGGGTGGAAACCATGAAGGTAGCGATGACTATGTTTACCAATGTAGAAGTTGGACCTACACGAAAACCTCTGACCACTTTGTCTACTGAAGTAAAGACCTCCATGGCCAAAGATCTGCAGACCTTAGGATTACAAGTGAAATTGTAATACTTTGAAACAAACGTGCagcgtttaaaaattttctatttttctacattgttcttaatgttataaaatatatcaactGCAAAACTAATgactatgattttttattacaccTTTTTATTACACTTACAACGTGcgttatatgtatgtattttaaagattaactaattttttttaaagactaACTGATTGACTTTATTCacaaaagataattttaaatgagttaaattaaaacttgttATTGAAACTGtaagttttatttcgataagGCTGCGTTGAACTGaatatttacgaataaatttgattattcataatcaattttttaatctactaACAATCACGagtaatcaattaataataccaTTTCACATATACGTAAAActgtgtaaatatatattattcacatAGATTGtccaacaataaataatttaaaaactgatTATGTAGTAGGGAGTATAATACATTCGCTAATCaaagaatgaataaaagtTACATAAAGCAATAACATACGTGAATAATATATCTCGTAACAGtcattaatcattaataaaaattataaaagattaattgtaattgttattaattattcgttgcTTGTTATGTTTATCTGTTGCATGCATTATTGGGCGATAGTACGGTAGTAAATATGGCAGCCATGAGTGTAGAATGCGGTGACTTTTTACAGTTTcaggtattattattataaatgaaaataatgtgaaCAATACCAAGTctgaatttaatgaatttcaaatataataataaaagcaatattttacaataacatcttgtatctttttaatacataCACAACGATGTATTTTCAGTTTAGTAAGGTTATACCgcaatttatgtaatatcTTGTGGATATGCTAATTTTTCAGTAAAGAATATTCTTGGGAAAccaattaacaaaaaatttaaatttaatattttaattgacgGCATCCTGTGTTATAGTAATATGAAAAGCATCTTATGAGGTTAGGTTATCATATGTACTTGCGATGCAATTATTGCGATGcattgtgtatatatatttatataagatTTTTTCATTACACATACGACACGTAcacagtattttaaatattgcagagcaaaatgatgaaaattatttattaaaataattattacgttctatcatttttctttctcagtATTTAGTTTGCAGTAACATGTTTTAAgtatatttcgtaattataatataattttgttctgTTTCAGGATGCGCTCCAGAAAATGCGACAGATAGacgacaaaattatttacgtgTTAAATACAACAATACCAACAGAATCTTTTAAAGCTCAGATTGATCCAACAGCAACGTGCAAAGATTTATATGATCAAATACATATGGGACACGTGAAAAGAGAACAGGCTATCACAAAATGTTTCAATGCTACAAgagataaagtaaaaaagttaaaagacCAGCGGGACAATGGTGACAATACTCCTGAGCTTCTTAAAGCATTAAGGAAAGAACAAAGTACTATGCGCTTGTTGCAATCAGAACTGAGCGTGGAAGAAGTTGTGAAAAAACGAACAGTTCAAATATACTATGAAAGAtgtcgcaatttttataaaccattTAGTACAAACtcgtaatattataatattggtGATTCTATACGATATTGTTGAGATTGGTTGATTATTTACATAGCTACACCATATTTACATGGTTATTAAAACGACTGCATTTATATTTGTGGTTTCTATagctgaataaaaattggaatgaagtgtaattagaaatattgtttataaatacagATGGCTCATACATTTGTAACATAACATTTAcctgcattttttatttgataaaatcatTGTTTTATCTCAATACCTATCTCATGCTATTCATATTAGTTCCTATTTACCAAAGGATTACATgtaagtaaaagaaataatatatgtaattgatCCATGTGTAGCATCTTTATTAAGTAATAACaagagaataattataaacaatgtacatctactttaaaatatactcCGAATAATTTAGATTATTGTACAAAGTTCCCAAAAGTGTTCAATACAACATATATATTGCTTTTTCAATACTGTAGAGTTATaagctatatttaataataaaatagtgaaaggagtattttaatacattgctattaaattttttgattgtcattctattattatttctgagcTGCAGCTGCTGCTTCAGCTTCAGCTTTTGCTTTTGCTTCAGCAATGCCCTTCAATCTTTGTTCCTCCACCCATTTCATTCTTTCTCCTATAATATGTCTTCCGCTCGATGCTTCCCTTTTACCTGACACAACAGCATATACGAAACCTATTACCGAAACAACCATCATTACATAGCATACACGAATTCTTGCCGTGGTATTTGCTCGTTGCATAGTACTCCATCTAATAGAGAATGTAAATtgtattgataataattttttgtaatttaatgcCATACACTGTGATTATACTCACGGCACCAATCGTGGAACTCGATCTACACTaggatattttttaacccATACTAACACACGTCTATCAAAATTGGATACATAATGCATATCAGCTCCTAaagcaaataatataatatttctctgtttttgTTCATTTAGTTTATTTCCCATAATTGACAGtgattcaaatatttgttcataTTAAGCTGctgcatttatttgttcaaattatatataaagtttTGAATTCTATGTGAAAATCTAACAAACAAGTCGCTACCGAAGTTAATTGacacaaacaaataaatgtcaTGTTATATTTCTTAAGTTTCTTGTTACTTCAGAAATATATGAACAGATGTATGAGTCactacaattataattacaattatcgcatacaaattatattatacctatGACATGGAGATCTTCGGGATTTAATTTCTTTGCTGGCTCACTACCTGGTGTAGTTGGAGCAGTTTGAGGCTTAGATACTTGATCACTACTTGGAAGTTTATTTCTCTTAGCGGGCATAGTGTTTATTTGTCTAATCGGCATTATGAACCGTTTCAAAAGTCTCACGCTGAACATTCTATAAAgattacaaaatttgtataagaATAATCCATTCTGTgagcagaaaaataattctactacATGTTTCACTGCTGACTTCTAACTCCAGCAAAGTAtgctgaatattattattaaatattataaatttttgtgtattatatatttttgtatatactcAAATATTGTTTATGTATCATCGgacagaaaaattcagatattctgctttgaattatttaaacttatttgataaatataacaaatcgACATCGGTcagttttaacattttttatttgaaatgtcattgtatcatattaatttcaaaatacacTGATAGCCTTATAAACTACACTAATTTATCTTAAACAATCTCTCTCACGTTCCTAAGAGGTTATgtgtctataaataaaatacatttataacgAAACATCTAACTAAAATCATGTTTCGTTTCGTGCCACACGTTGACCTTGACTGACAAGATTCAGAATGGCACATTTCAATTGAAGTTCATCTCTCACGATAGCATTGTATCGACTTTGTTTTGTGACAATCAACGATTGAAGCATGCTGGCCATTCTTATATGGTCAAACTGAATGTCAATGGAAACTATGCTGCACGAGATCACTTACTTTATATGATTTACAGTTCGCAAATTTTTGATAACTATCCCTCCTTCTCCGACCGACTACTCTGTACTACTCAATCATGCCGTGACGCTCGCATTCTTATATATACGCGCGCTTCCTCACGAACGCTTATTATTACGAAAATCTTACATGTGTATGGTAACTATTCTTTAGTTAACTCTTCTGCTTACGAATCTCTACGTACAGGTGACACTGGcgcacaaattattttaactacgatattaaatgttttgaaaatagaaaagatagTTTTGTCGAAAagatatcgatttttaatactacTTTCCCACCCAATGAAAACTGAATGTTCATTGATATAGATCTAAACTGATATTAGAATGGTGTCTATGAAAAATCTGATTTCAAGTcttataatttacaaagttTCGTAATTTCGTAACGTTATCAccaaattttgtaaaatttaaaacttgGGTAATCAAAATAGGATGTTGCAAATCATCGTAAATCCTTATCCTTCTCTAATTAACTCCGAAACTCttattcttcatttatttccaatCGTAAAGGATTGGCGTTATTAGATCAATTTCACCTGAAGTTTtcttgtatattaaaaattattaagaaactaAATCACATGATTAAAACCTACATAGTACACAATTTAGAGTGCGTGGTGAGTTCTAAAAATTGGTAGAAGTTTGCACTACTTGTCAGTAGCATGACTTTATCAATAGAAAGAGGCGCGCACACACGAAGATAAActaatactttatttacaacacttactattattttttcacttaAGCCTTTCTAAACGTTTCAATGCATCTGATTTCATGATTCAATTTCACATTCAGATAACAGAAtatctttgaaataaatattataaaacgtaATTTTAGAGATTGTCGAACATAAAGaacgtaaaatattatgttcAAATTTTAGATTCATGTATCCTTAAAGAAAATACCAGTACTCTGTCACAAATCGTTCTTATCCAGTTCTAATGATTTCagactttctatttttatgttgcCTTGTTCCCAATTatgttatttgattatttataatggaaATCGTTGTTCACTTACCAAGAAGATATGCGGTCACGATGAAATGCGTAGTGGAATGCAGTCGACTGTCAACCGCGCGAAATATAAGATGAATGATTCTGATTGGCCGAAATCGAAATGACCGCTACAAAATAACGTGGCGCCGCTATCGCAAGAATAAAATCTCTAAATacttatagaaatatttaaaaccaTCGTTTTTCTTGATTTCAGgccataaattaatatcacagaataatttctaatgaaatatagcaatataaatattaaataaccgctatatatatttgtaactaTATATACTGTATTTCAGATAATATCTCGTAAGGTAAGACTGATCTATGTTCAAATTTTATCCATGACTTATGCCACCACATGGTTTGTATTTATGGGTTGTGATCAAATAATTGT from Augochlora pura isolate Apur16 chromosome 5, APUR_v2.2.1, whole genome shotgun sequence harbors:
- the LOC144469952 gene encoding N-acetylneuraminate lyase B, with protein sequence MPIDSSHSSSQRTANMMKTGFTFKGLMVPVFTPFNNDSQKTLNLAVIPQYAEFLVKKHVTGVLVNGTTGEGTSQSVAERKAVATAWANAVKTTKQHLMIQVGGTTLPDVLELAKHAESLKADSILCLPELYFKPTTVTQLTEYLEMVSKAAPNTPLLYYHIPMFTNVHIHMGQLLESLGDRIPTFVGIKFTSSNLDECIQACNAANKKYTVLLGNDQLVNAGCAHGIDSYIATTINMLPELSQEILAQWKAGNITKARELQDTLTKAAITISKHGNWVETMKVAMTMFTNVEVGPTRKPLTTLSTEVKTSMAKDLQTLGLQVKL
- the Ccdc58 gene encoding coiled-coil domain-containing 58 produces the protein MAAMSVECGDFLQFQDALQKMRQIDDKIIYVLNTTIPTESFKAQIDPTATCKDLYDQIHMGHVKREQAITKCFNATRDKVKKLKDQRDNGDNTPELLKALRKEQSTMRLLQSELSVEEVVKKRTVQIYYERCRNFYKPFSTNS
- the LOC144470250 gene encoding UPF0389 protein CG9231, encoding MFSVRLLKRFIMPIRQINTMPAKRNKLPSSDQVSKPQTAPTTPGSEPAKKLNPEDLHVIGADMHYVSNFDRRVLVWVKKYPSVDRVPRLVPWSTMQRANTTARIRVCYVMMVVSVIGFVYAVVSGKREASSGRHIIGERMKWVEEQRLKGIAEAKAKAEAEAAAAAQK